A stretch of the Nematostella vectensis chromosome 1, jaNemVect1.1, whole genome shotgun sequence genome encodes the following:
- the LOC5520479 gene encoding relaxin receptor 2 produces the protein MFPNLPVFLWILVFAQVQGSENMTSQVCLAPACECSLDTNGLLMAACKVQHLGDIRANILHPRNVSSLVLHVVAGFTVPSNGLQMFTNLINLTLENNSISAIAPHAFKGLDNLQSLNLRHNNISLWEGNISRDLPSLEILELDGNPVWKPTNNVLELGSLKEIRGLAWSEACGAGCNLVKNLTDPKIAQYAKGHFDQYVVWHCRGFEFTVSETTRTFARYNFLPTCFDTNIKCYSSEVVKVPRHRCWDTDNKFLYVEYFIGIAVIILNFNVVVITSTTPLLRNNIAMLLVSNLAISDCVIGVYSICVTAARQSASYQVYVTFLDRLCSVLGFMWVLGQFETIQTSLLLTMERYATIVFAMRPRFKPTQRVALTAAGISWCIAICGAILPLAGIGSYVTNTYCVPIQPSQSVPSTYAYSVGVALYGILLYAITIPLYIHIFLFVSKTSHQAGVKRDGKIARRIALLVVSNMVFFITPIIICLLWLLTDIFKKDISVEGRNVLVGVFPTFCFTFNSFLNPLLYAYRNSRFKIVLKQKMRRVFQKNVVMDISLRSTSKAT, from the exons ATGTTCCCGAACCTACCGGTCTTCTTGTGGATTCTCGTTTTCGCGCAAGTTCAAGGTAGCGAGAacatgacgtcacaggtgTGTCTGGCCCCAGCGTGCGAGTGCTCTCTCGACACAAATGGGCTTCTAATGGCAGCTTGTAAGGTCCAACATCTAGGCGACATCAGGGCAAATATCCTACATCCTCGAAACGTGTCTTCGCT GGTTTTGCATGTCGTTGCTGGATTTACCGTCCCTTCCAATGGACTGCAAATGTTTACAAATCTCATAAACCT GACACTTGAAAACAACAGTATCAGTGCCATCGCACCTCACGCATTCAAAGGATTAGACAATTTACAGAGTCT AAATCTCCGTCACAATAACATTAGTTTATGGGAAGGGAACATTTCACGTGATCTTCCAAGTTTAGAAATTCTCGAACTTGACGGTAATCCTGTTTGGAAACCAACCAATAACGTCCTTGAGCTGGGCTCGCTGAAAGAGATCAGGGGACTGGCATGGAGTGAGGCGTGCGGTGCGGGATGCAATCTCGTGAAAAACCTGACTGATCCAAAGATCGCTCAGTACGCGAAAGGACATTTTGACCAGTATGTCGTATGGCATTGCAGAGGATTTGAATTCACTGTTAGCGAGACGACACGGACATTTGCGCGGTATAACTTTCTCCCTACGTGCTTTGACACTAACATAAAGTGTTACTCCTCGGAGGTTGTAAAAGTTCCAAGACATCGGTGCTGGGATACGGACAACAAATTTCTCTACGTGGAATACTTCATAGGGATTGCCGTGATCATACTCAACTTCAATGTGGTTGTGATCACTTCCACGACTCCTCTGCTGAGGAACAACATTGCGATGCTTCTCGTGTCGAACTTGGCCATAAGTGACTGTGTTATCGGCGTATACAGCATATGTGTCACTGCAGCGAGACAGAGCGCCTCTTACCAGGTCTACGTTACCTTCCTCGACCGCTTGTGTTCGGTGCTAGGCTTCATGTGGGTGCTGGGACAATTTGAGACAATCCAGACGTCGCTTCTGCTCACAATGGAACGCTATGCAACCATAGTGTTCGCAATGCGCCCGAGATTTAAACCAACTCAACGTGTTGCTCTGACGGCGGCAGGTATCAGCTGGTGTATTGCTATCTGCGGAGCTATCCTCCCTCTGGCGGGTATTGGCTCTTACGTCACCAACACGTACTGCGTGCCTATTCAGCCATCGCAGTCAGTCCCCTCAACGTATGCGTACAGTGTCGGCGTTGCCTTATATGGGATATTACTATACGCTATTACTATTCCTCTGTACATTCACATATTTCTATTCGTGAGTAAGACAAGTCACCAGGCGGGCGTCAAACGTGACGGTAAGATCGCCAGGAGAATCGCGCTTCTTGTCGTCAGTAACATGGTTTTCTTCATAACGCCAATCATTATTTGCTTATTGTGGCTTCTCACAGACATCTTCAAGAAAGACATTTCCGTGGAGGGAAGGAACGTGCTGGTTGGAGTTTTTCCGACGTTTTGTTTTACGTTTAATAGTTTTCTAAACCCTCTTCTGTACGCGTACAGAAACTCACGATTCAAGATCGTGCTCAAGCAGAAGATGAGGCGCGTGTTCCAGAAGAACGTGGTTATGGACATTTCATTAAGGTCTACTAGCAAGGCAACCTAg
- the LOC5520473 gene encoding lutropin-choriogonadotropic hormone receptor, which produces MEKSLFLLVLVALLSPTLSKVCVTQFCSCTDMVNATVDVKCRLTNLTELRKHFDNTDRIHSLDLSSNQLKIIPEFVFRGFSNVKNLTLADNDLEEIGNASLSGLKSLLYLNLANNKLRKWNGNLSVNTPELETINMTGNYWLPSNNVLELKYLRDIGGVTWTDNCAECCLSKETSQNSVTWENLRSEMYYIGIEGDCRAIQYTVSKEVQTFAKYGFYPKCLKNDQCKVSVLTSKPIHRCWDTDNNILNVEYLIAPISLALNIIVMVNTLTDRHLRGNVALLLVTNMAASDILLTVYTLVLVSVRKIPYEDFLKIMSDFCPVAGFLWLVAQIVTITTSVLLTIERYLTIVYCMNPAARLRRKEAIICLIVFWVIATIIAILPTAGIGVYTSNTYCVPVRPLRDIPHMLELGVGIGSVAVLLYLATIPLYVHIYIYVVKSKQGAPTATSGKVLKDFCLARRIAIMVFSNMLFFCIPVSIGLLWLVGNITKGMSPIAKEIITGVIPTLCFSLNALINPLLYAFRNHKFMHSLQTRLQLCRKRTRTMSLTPVSSSRLTDNEIPKANANKK; this is translated from the exons ATGGAAAAAAGCTTATTTTTACTCGTGCTTGTTGCGTTACTGTCACCCACATTGTCCAAAGTTTGCGTCACGCAATTTTGCAGTTGTACGGACATGGTGAACGCTACCGTTGACGTTAAATGCAGATTGACAAATTTGACGGAACTTCGAAAACACTTCGACAACACGGATAGAATTCATTCACT GGATTTGTCATCGAACCAACTAAAGATCATTCCAGAATTTGTCTTCCGGGGATTTTCAAACGTAAAAAACCT GACATTGGCCGATAATGACCTCGAGGAGATAGGAAACGCCAGTTTAAGTGGATTAAAGAGCCTTTTATACCT AAACTTAGCCAACAACAAACTACGCAAATGGAACGGAAACCTTTCAGTCAATACCCCAGAGCTTGAAACAATTAACATGACAGGGAATTATTGGTTGCCTAGCAACAACGTTCTTGAGCTAAAATACTTGCGTGACATTGGCGGAGTCACGTGGACAGACAATTGCGCCGAGTGTTGCCTCTCGAAAGAGACCTCTCAAAATAGCGTCACATGGGAGAACCTAAGATCCGAGATGTACTATATAGGAATCGAAGGGGACTGCAGGGCGATCCAATATACAGTATCCAAGGAAGTCCAAACATTTGCCAAATATGGCTTCTACCCAAAATGCCTGAAAAATGATCAATGCAAAGTTTCTGTGCTGACTTCCAAGCCGATACATCGATGCTGGGACACTGATAATAATATTCTTAACGTTGAATACTTGATCGCGCCTATCTCCCTCGCGCTAAACATCATTGTGATGGTTAACACTCTGACAGACCGCCATTTACGTGGGAACGTGGCTTTACTGCTGGTGACTAACATGGCAGCAAGTGACATCCTGTTGACCGTTTACACGCTAGTCTTGGTTAGCGTGCGAAAGATTCCATATGAAGACTTTCTTAAAATCATGAGCGATTTTTGTCCAGTTGCTGGATTTCTGTGGTTAGTGGCGCAAATAGTGACTATCACAACTTCAGTGCTTCTGACGATAGAGCGGTACCTTACAATTGTGTATTGCATGAACCCTGCGGCACGACTGCGAAGAAAAGAAGCCATCATTTGCTTGATCGTCTTCTGGGTCATCGCTACAATCATTGCTATTCTCCCGACAGCTGGAATAGGCGTATATACTAGTAACACGTACTGCGTCCCAGTGCGACCATTGAGAGACATTCCTCATATGCTTGAGCTTGGTGTCGGGATAGGTTCTGTGGCTGTGTTGCTATACCTCGCTACGATACCTCTATACGTGCATATCTATATCTATGTTGTAAAATCCAAGCAAGGGGCGCCTACTGCTACAAGCGGAAAAGTGCTCAAGGACTTCTGCCTTGCTCGACGCATCGCAATTATGGTCTTTAGCAACATGTTGTTCTTTTGTATCCCTGTCTCCATCGGGTTGCTATGGCTGGTTGGGAACATTACCAAGGGAATGTCACCGATTGCTAAAGAAATAATCACGGGAGTTATACCAACATTATGCTTTTCGTTGAATGCACTGATCAATCCTCTGTTGTACGCGTTCAGGAATCATAAGTTCATGCATTCATTACAGACTCGGTTGCAGCTGTGTCGAAAGAGAACTAGAACAATGAGCTTGACTCCCGTGTCCAGTTCTCGGTTGACAGACAATGAAATCCCTAAAGCAAATGCCAACAAAAAATGA